In a single window of the Amycolatopsis sp. cg5 genome:
- a CDS encoding FecCD family ABC transporter permease has protein sequence MKKTDAARATGLVVAVAVLALIALVSIAVGARSIPLSTVVTALFGESTPDVGFVVWDLRVPRTLIGLAVGAALGTAGALMQALTRNPLADPGLLGVNAGAAAAAALSVSVLGITDLRAFVWFAFAGAALAGIVLYALATGGRSGASPVRLALAGTAITAALTGVTQSAMLLDSKTLDQMRFWTVGSLNRADGATIARVAPFLAVGLVLALALARPLNAIALGDDAGRALGANIGGTRVLTLVAITLLAGAATAAVGPLVFVGLAVPHIVRALTGPDQRWMLPYCMVLSPALLLAADILGRVVAQQELDVGVVTALLGAPVFIYLVRRTRMVRS, from the coding sequence TTGAAGAAAACTGACGCGGCGCGTGCCACGGGGCTCGTCGTCGCCGTGGCCGTGCTCGCCCTGATCGCGCTGGTGAGTATCGCGGTCGGCGCCCGTTCCATCCCGCTGTCCACTGTGGTCACCGCGTTGTTCGGTGAGTCCACTCCGGACGTCGGATTCGTCGTGTGGGATCTCCGGGTGCCACGCACGCTCATCGGCCTCGCCGTCGGCGCGGCACTCGGCACCGCGGGCGCGTTGATGCAGGCGCTGACCCGCAACCCGCTCGCCGACCCCGGCCTGCTCGGCGTCAACGCGGGCGCCGCCGCGGCGGCGGCGTTGTCGGTCAGCGTTCTCGGCATCACGGACCTGCGCGCGTTCGTCTGGTTCGCCTTCGCGGGCGCGGCGCTCGCCGGGATCGTGCTGTACGCGCTCGCGACCGGTGGCCGCAGCGGCGCGTCGCCGGTCCGGCTCGCCTTGGCCGGCACCGCGATCACGGCGGCACTGACCGGTGTCACGCAGAGCGCGATGCTGCTCGACAGCAAGACGTTGGACCAGATGCGCTTCTGGACGGTCGGCTCGCTCAACCGGGCCGACGGCGCGACGATCGCCCGTGTCGCCCCGTTCCTCGCGGTGGGCCTCGTGCTCGCCTTGGCGCTCGCTCGCCCGTTGAACGCCATCGCGCTCGGCGACGACGCGGGCCGCGCGCTCGGCGCGAACATCGGCGGCACCCGGGTGCTGACCTTGGTGGCGATCACCCTGCTGGCGGGCGCGGCGACCGCGGCCGTCGGACCGCTGGTGTTCGTCGGGCTGGCGGTGCCGCACATCGTGCGCGCGCTCACCGGCCCCGACCAGCGGTGGATGCTGCCCTACTGCATGGTGCTCTCCCCCGCGCTGCTGCTGGCCGCCGACATCCTCGGCCGGGTGGTCG